Proteins encoded by one window of Paenibacillus sp. DCT19:
- the ilvD gene encoding dihydroxy-acid dehydratase translates to MSANKMRSDMIKKGFDRAPHRSLLRAAGVKEEDFGKPFIAVCNSYIDIVPGHVHLQEFGKIVKDAIREAGGVPFEFNTIGVDDGIAMGHIGMRYSLPSRDIIADSVETVVSAHWFDGMVCIPNCDKITPGMMMGALRCNIPTVFVSGGPMKAGRDSNGKALSLTSVFEGVGAYQAGKIDDKSLLELEQFGCPTCGSCSGMFTANSMNCLAEAMGLAMPGNGTILAVAPERREFVKQSAKQLMELIKLDLKPRDIVTVEAIDNAFALDMAMGGSTNTVLHTLALAHEAGIDYPIERINEVANRVPHLAKLAPASDLHIEDVHNAGGVSAVLNELLKKPGAIHADCITVTGKTIRENVEGQEIQDTNCIHTIDNPHSEKGGLAVLFGNLAPQGAIIKVGAVDASVGGYHKGPAICFDSQDEALAGIANGKVKEGHVVVIRYEGPKGGPGMPEMLAPTSQIVGMGLGAKVGLITDGRFSGASRGISIGHISPEAAEGGPIAFVEEGDIIELDLNNRIIELHISDEEFERRRAGWKGFEPKVKTGLLARYSKLVTNASNGGVLKI, encoded by the coding sequence ATGTCAGCCAATAAGATGCGTTCCGATATGATCAAAAAAGGTTTTGACCGTGCACCGCACCGCAGTTTGTTGCGTGCCGCAGGCGTAAAAGAAGAAGATTTTGGCAAGCCGTTTATTGCCGTATGTAACTCTTACATTGATATCGTTCCTGGCCATGTGCATCTGCAGGAGTTTGGTAAAATTGTAAAAGATGCAATCCGTGAAGCTGGCGGCGTTCCATTCGAGTTCAACACTATCGGTGTTGACGATGGGATTGCAATGGGACACATTGGTATGCGTTACTCCCTTCCAAGCCGTGATATCATTGCCGATTCCGTTGAGACGGTAGTATCCGCTCACTGGTTCGACGGTATGGTATGTATCCCGAACTGTGACAAAATCACACCAGGTATGATGATGGGTGCACTTCGTTGTAATATCCCTACCGTGTTTGTAAGTGGTGGACCGATGAAAGCGGGTCGTGATAGCAACGGTAAAGCTCTCTCCCTGACTTCCGTATTTGAAGGTGTGGGTGCTTACCAAGCAGGTAAAATTGATGACAAGAGCTTGCTTGAGCTTGAACAGTTCGGCTGTCCAACTTGTGGCTCATGCTCCGGTATGTTCACAGCTAACTCCATGAACTGTCTGGCGGAAGCAATGGGACTGGCTATGCCAGGTAACGGAACTATTCTGGCTGTTGCTCCTGAGCGTCGTGAGTTTGTTAAACAATCTGCTAAACAATTGATGGAACTCATCAAGCTCGACCTGAAACCACGCGATATCGTTACAGTTGAAGCAATTGATAACGCGTTCGCTCTGGATATGGCTATGGGTGGTTCTACTAATACTGTACTGCATACGTTGGCACTGGCTCATGAAGCAGGCATCGATTACCCAATCGAGCGCATCAATGAAGTAGCTAACCGCGTACCACATCTGGCTAAGCTTGCTCCAGCTTCTGATCTGCACATCGAAGATGTTCACAATGCAGGCGGCGTAAGTGCAGTTCTGAACGAATTGCTGAAGAAACCAGGCGCGATCCACGCAGATTGTATTACTGTAACAGGTAAAACGATCCGTGAGAACGTTGAAGGTCAAGAAATTCAAGATACCAACTGTATCCACACAATAGATAATCCGCACTCTGAAAAAGGTGGACTGGCTGTATTGTTCGGTAACCTTGCACCTCAAGGAGCTATTATCAAAGTTGGCGCAGTAGATGCTTCGGTTGGCGGATATCACAAAGGTCCAGCAATCTGCTTCGACTCTCAAGATGAAGCTCTGGCAGGCATTGCGAATGGCAAAGTTAAAGAAGGACATGTTGTAGTTATCCGTTATGAAGGACCAAAAGGCGGACCAGGTATGCCTGAGATGCTTGCTCCAACTTCCCAGATCGTTGGTATGGGTCTCGGTGCTAAAGTCGGTCTGATCACTGATGGACGCTTCTCTGGCGCATCCCGCGGAATCAGTATCGGACATATCTCCCCAGAAGCGGCTGAAGGCGGTCCAATCGCCTTTGTTGAAGAAGGAGATATCATTGAGCTTGACCTGAACAACCGGATCATCGAGTTGCACATCAGTGACGAGGAGTTCGAACGTCGTCGTGCAGGTTGGAAAGGCTTTGAGCCAAAAGTGAAAACCGGATTACTGGCTCGTTACTCCAAACTCGTAACGAACGCAAGTAACGGTGGCGTGTTGAAAATCTAA
- a CDS encoding polysaccharide deacetylase family protein, translating into MTSLLYSLFLWALYISSFYAFIPSLISRLFGLRVFRRGKSETDFALTFDDGPDPVYTPRLLQLLKQYNAKATFFVVGEHADHHRDLIQRMHEEGHLIGIHNYIHKTNWLMRPQTVRKQIQQTGQIIHEVTGVKTCYYRPPWGIMNLFDFFSKKDRKIILWSSMFEDWKSHVGVQKLTKRMLKELRGGEVMLLHDRGTTLGADAQAPEHMLEALETVLQEANRRGLHSVRVDTLMLQGGVSMSESQKSSHSQVQLSFWKRGIVALWLLWENIFHWMYHLRTASPEDPMLHYRARVYHGAMVEMNDGHVMQNGDQVIELHFDNKKLFELGMTSRSSMHLAIRMIRAIEQQLPDLARQIASDPKLSSAKALYGVSMINRGPEKFGFTVRDLPPGPFSAASKIYLKLLLSVIHPAGTKRLKQRSEQLVPKVISMPMGHLLQHYGTRSVATATVEQVHATLKEPQQELLSGAELKNVPPMR; encoded by the coding sequence ATGACGAGTTTACTTTACAGCCTATTTTTATGGGCATTGTATATTTCATCGTTTTACGCCTTTATTCCAAGTTTGATTAGTAGACTTTTTGGTTTGCGGGTATTCAGGCGAGGAAAAAGCGAGACCGATTTCGCTCTAACATTCGACGACGGGCCGGATCCGGTGTATACACCAAGGCTGCTGCAGCTGCTCAAGCAATACAATGCCAAAGCGACATTCTTCGTTGTTGGGGAGCATGCAGACCATCATCGGGATTTAATTCAGCGAATGCATGAGGAAGGGCATCTAATCGGAATTCATAATTATATTCATAAGACGAACTGGTTAATGAGACCTCAAACTGTGCGTAAGCAGATTCAGCAGACAGGGCAGATTATTCATGAAGTGACCGGGGTAAAAACCTGTTATTACCGACCGCCATGGGGCATTATGAATCTGTTTGATTTTTTCAGCAAAAAAGATCGGAAGATCATATTGTGGTCATCCATGTTTGAAGATTGGAAAAGCCATGTAGGGGTGCAGAAACTTACTAAACGAATGCTGAAGGAACTAAGAGGTGGCGAGGTTATGCTATTGCATGACCGTGGTACAACGCTGGGAGCTGACGCACAAGCGCCAGAACATATGCTTGAGGCTTTGGAGACTGTGCTCCAAGAGGCCAATAGGCGGGGGCTGCACAGTGTGCGTGTGGATACCTTGATGTTGCAAGGAGGTGTATCAATGAGTGAATCTCAAAAGAGCAGTCATTCTCAAGTTCAGTTATCCTTCTGGAAGAGAGGCATTGTCGCGTTATGGCTACTCTGGGAGAACATATTTCACTGGATGTATCATCTGAGGACAGCTTCGCCGGAAGACCCGATGTTACATTACCGCGCACGTGTGTACCACGGTGCCATGGTTGAAATGAACGATGGACATGTGATGCAGAACGGGGATCAGGTTATTGAACTTCATTTTGATAATAAAAAATTATTCGAACTTGGCATGACCTCCCGTTCCAGTATGCACTTAGCCATTCGCATGATTCGTGCAATAGAGCAGCAGTTGCCTGATTTGGCTCGACAGATCGCTTCCGATCCGAAGCTTAGCTCAGCTAAAGCATTGTATGGCGTGAGCATGATTAATCGTGGACCGGAGAAGTTTGGCTTTACTGTTCGGGATTTGCCCCCTGGGCCGTTTAGCGCTGCTTCTAAGATCTATTTGAAATTACTGCTCAGTGTGATTCATCCTGCAGGAACTAAACGTCTGAAACAGCGTTCCGAACAGCTCGTACCCAAAGTGATTTCCATGCCGATGGGACATCTATTGCAGCACTATGGAACGAGAAGCGTCGCTACAGCGACGGTTGAGCAGGTTCACGCTACTTTGAAGGAGCCTCAACAAGAGTTGTTGTCAGGAGCTGAATTGAAAAACGTTCCACCAATGCGGTAA
- a CDS encoding AI-2E family transporter, with the protein MLPLYKKYGRTVFDIALLVLTVYFIMYGFSRLYQIAAPVFLSFIVYWMIEPLARFLHRRGLPKTLGAAVSVLLFLGVIVAVFFGLGLIIISQISNLQDNFPYYIEMVQQQFTNLVHFAQDKSDALPVTVMDKVNEYFATLTGFISTWVTSGAQYLIGFLSSFSSFITNFGIAIILAFFLSIEIESWRKFARAKTPKTLKLAIEFMRNHVFKTIRSYLKAQMIMMLITFVLIYAGLLILGTSNAFTIAAICAVFDLVPLLGVPVVFIPWIVYLFIVGNSTLAIGLVVLLAVTMLTRQLLEPKISGNSIGVSSAYLMLSFMLISLSIFGLAGVVLSPVLLILLKELLQQGYLQQWIHLPKDEFDSSPLVMDTPAAGAASQSTGDVERHSNASAQASQPADDGDTSAK; encoded by the coding sequence ATGTTACCGTTATACAAAAAATATGGACGCACCGTTTTCGACATTGCGTTACTCGTGTTGACCGTTTATTTTATCATGTACGGTTTCAGCCGTTTGTATCAAATTGCTGCCCCCGTTTTTCTTTCCTTTATTGTGTATTGGATGATTGAACCACTGGCTCGTTTTCTACATCGAAGAGGATTACCGAAGACACTCGGGGCTGCTGTTTCGGTTTTGTTATTTCTCGGGGTCATTGTGGCTGTATTTTTTGGATTGGGGCTAATCATTATCTCCCAGATTTCCAACCTGCAAGACAATTTTCCGTACTATATTGAAATGGTTCAACAGCAATTTACGAACCTTGTTCATTTCGCACAGGATAAATCCGATGCATTGCCTGTAACCGTCATGGACAAAGTAAACGAGTATTTTGCTACGCTGACTGGATTTATCTCGACATGGGTAACGAGTGGTGCTCAGTATCTGATCGGATTCCTAAGCTCCTTTTCTTCGTTTATAACGAACTTCGGGATTGCCATTATTCTGGCCTTTTTCCTGAGTATTGAGATTGAATCTTGGCGTAAATTTGCCCGTGCCAAAACACCAAAAACACTAAAGCTGGCGATTGAATTCATGCGCAATCATGTGTTCAAAACCATTCGTTCCTATTTAAAGGCGCAGATGATCATGATGTTAATCACCTTTGTATTGATCTATGCTGGTCTATTGATCTTAGGAACAAGCAACGCCTTTACGATTGCTGCAATCTGTGCAGTCTTTGACCTAGTTCCACTGCTCGGTGTGCCGGTTGTATTCATTCCTTGGATCGTCTATCTGTTTATTGTCGGCAACAGTACATTAGCCATCGGTCTTGTTGTCCTACTCGCAGTTACGATGCTGACACGCCAGTTGCTGGAGCCCAAAATATCAGGTAATTCCATCGGGGTCTCTTCCGCTTACTTGATGCTATCATTTATGCTTATCTCGCTCTCGATCTTCGGACTTGCAGGCGTGGTACTGTCTCCAGTGTTGTTAATCTTGCTGAAAGAACTGCTGCAACAAGGATATCTACAACAATGGATTCACTTGCCAAAAGATGAATTTGACTCCTCTCCACTCGTCATGGATACACCAGCTGCTGGAGCAGCAAGTCAATCTACAGGAGACGTTGAACGTCATAGCAACGCTTCTGCACAGGCGTCTCAACCTGCTGACGATGGCGATACCTCCGCCAAGTAA
- a CDS encoding penicillin-binding protein 2 encodes MNVHLKRRIFVACMLLTGVLAVLLLRLAWIQIIQVNQVVPGTTRSLREMSVLQRERGVMLDSGRGQFTDYKGKPLTGTLQWVLVLFPHQHATSSGTTRHAESQLNQLAAILHTDVMKLQQEWEQDHTPRLWTAGNQQPVVLSDSQVTQIRQLQDVGAYVYPMMSRYNQRYTGMQWLGYLAEQPDRLISPTAHINEVKQPFAMKSGAAGLERTLEPLMMGIGPTLLTRMVTGAGEVIPEMQPRVIAPTNSHYPLRVETTVDADIQQDLEAIAKRSGIQEGAVVVLDAATADVRAMISMPMYTPLHVEPTQSLWANRAIQGAVPGSIFKIVTAAAALETHVVSSRETFHCNGEWGKYGLSCWKEHGHGTLHLEEGFAQSCNIVFAETARRLSMEQLERTADALGLARTIGWEGKHVGGMPILRHFDHEDAGRVRTTAVSSQDEGAKVQTSIGQRDTLVTPLQAANLIVTLLHEGKVSAPRLVQRIRYADGDTMLEMPLHDSPSHTGQISPATAHQLLKWMRGVVTNGTGKTLQQAKWHVAGKSGTAQVELRGHKLNHQWFIGYGPVENPQYAVAVLVQHVAPGSSHQATALFRNIMDYLAEVSPSSAG; translated from the coding sequence ATGAATGTACACTTGAAACGCAGAATTTTTGTAGCTTGTATGCTTTTGACAGGTGTACTTGCTGTTCTTCTGCTCCGTCTAGCTTGGATTCAGATTATCCAAGTGAACCAGGTGGTTCCGGGCACCACTCGTTCTCTGCGGGAGATGTCTGTATTACAACGAGAACGGGGTGTGATGCTTGATTCGGGTCGGGGGCAATTTACAGATTATAAAGGGAAGCCACTAACGGGAACATTGCAATGGGTGCTTGTTCTTTTTCCACATCAACATGCCACCAGTTCAGGAACCACTCGACATGCAGAATCACAGTTGAACCAGCTAGCTGCTATTTTACATACGGATGTCATGAAGTTACAACAAGAATGGGAACAAGACCACACACCTCGGTTATGGACGGCAGGCAATCAGCAGCCTGTTGTATTAAGTGATTCGCAAGTAACCCAGATTCGTCAATTGCAGGATGTGGGGGCATATGTTTATCCGATGATGAGCCGATATAATCAGAGATATACGGGGATGCAGTGGCTTGGGTATTTAGCTGAGCAGCCTGATCGTTTAATATCACCAACAGCACATATCAATGAAGTGAAGCAACCATTTGCCATGAAGTCGGGAGCAGCAGGGCTAGAAAGGACGCTAGAGCCCTTGATGATGGGAATTGGACCCACATTGCTAACACGCATGGTTACAGGCGCTGGTGAGGTCATTCCCGAGATGCAGCCACGTGTTATCGCTCCAACTAATAGCCATTACCCATTACGAGTAGAGACGACGGTTGATGCAGATATCCAACAGGACTTGGAGGCCATTGCGAAGCGGTCGGGTATCCAGGAAGGAGCTGTCGTTGTACTGGATGCCGCTACAGCCGATGTGCGAGCGATGATTTCTATGCCCATGTATACGCCGCTACATGTGGAACCGACACAATCATTGTGGGCCAATCGCGCGATTCAAGGAGCCGTTCCTGGGTCTATTTTCAAAATCGTTACAGCCGCTGCGGCACTTGAAACCCATGTCGTGTCTTCACGGGAAACCTTTCATTGTAACGGGGAATGGGGGAAATACGGACTGTCTTGCTGGAAAGAGCATGGACATGGAACATTACACCTAGAAGAAGGTTTTGCTCAATCCTGTAACATCGTCTTCGCCGAGACGGCTCGCCGATTAAGCATGGAACAGTTGGAACGTACTGCTGATGCATTAGGGCTTGCGCGTACGATTGGTTGGGAGGGCAAGCATGTTGGAGGAATGCCAATTCTGCGACACTTTGATCATGAAGATGCAGGGCGGGTTCGCACTACAGCAGTTTCCTCGCAAGATGAAGGGGCTAAAGTGCAGACTTCGATTGGGCAGCGAGACACCTTGGTCACACCTCTTCAAGCAGCCAATCTAATCGTTACGCTCTTGCACGAAGGTAAGGTGAGTGCACCAAGGTTAGTCCAACGTATACGCTATGCGGATGGTGATACGATGCTGGAAATGCCTTTACATGATTCGCCATCTCATACAGGTCAGATCTCACCAGCCACCGCACATCAGTTATTGAAGTGGATGAGAGGAGTCGTGACAAATGGAACGGGAAAAACCCTGCAGCAAGCCAAGTGGCATGTTGCAGGGAAGTCTGGAACGGCTCAAGTTGAGCTGCGAGGTCATAAGCTGAACCATCAATGGTTTATCGGTTACGGACCAGTCGAAAATCCACAATATGCAGTCGCTGTGCTGGTTCAGCATGTCGCACCGGGAAGCTCTCACCAAGCCACCGCATTGTTTCGCAACATTATGGATTACTTGGCGGAGGTATCGCCATCGTCAGCAGGTTGA
- a CDS encoding methyl-accepting chemotaxis protein codes for MEMVQKKQRENGEKKEKPVKENKVLNVLKEKITKKGKAVHSKADGASNKKPFKVKWSKPDLKNVKWKNLGGSTLSQIKKANPIKSVGVKLFFIFFAAIMIFVVSLGLLSYNKAKNTIEQNASLSNQETIEQTKQKLDIILERFVDTSTQIFFDPEMQSLLQKMSDKNLSAYDLFVNSSSINKQLSNIAFTNKSMEAIYLVPTDETKSTMGTGNSSSSMGSIRTEPWYAELTQAGGYRWLPTQNEEDGSMPTFRIARSMKNLQGSNQSYVLIIELKLEVLEEQLKSLDLGPGSVLQLIAPDNKVVASTIPDRTGKDTELTFFKDLTEKTGSLNTEYTVDDKNTEMLAVYSTMEASNWKLIGLLPTSVLVKDAKGILTLTLWMALLDAAIAVLIGIWMVRMFARPLGKLKDLMQQGAKGDLKVRTPYTSKDEIGQLSAAFNEMMEQITKLVEQTNRSAQEVLDTASELSNASKKTAVSASEIAVATEEIAGGASSLANEAERGNDLTDNISRQMESVVAANEEMGQSARHVEKSSETGIQHLNQLMTKTQKTEEMIGALVNKVDSLKESTSSVLKVLDVMQNITKQTNILSLNATIEAARAGTAGRGFMVVANEVRQLAEQSRKSIDMVGEITDNIMTEMNETVEALSDAYPLFKEQMDSVKDTNVIFASVQQQMGAFVERLDMATNSIGDLNKSQVTLSEAMSNVSAVAEESSATSQEVASLSSEQQNISNQLVNLSDKLQNVSNELKDTLSRFTV; via the coding sequence ATGGAAATGGTTCAAAAGAAGCAGAGAGAAAATGGGGAAAAGAAGGAAAAGCCGGTGAAGGAAAATAAAGTGTTAAACGTATTGAAGGAAAAGATTACGAAAAAGGGAAAAGCTGTACATAGCAAAGCTGATGGGGCATCAAATAAAAAACCCTTTAAAGTAAAATGGAGCAAGCCAGATTTGAAAAACGTGAAGTGGAAGAACCTAGGGGGTTCAACGTTATCTCAAATTAAGAAAGCGAATCCAATTAAGTCGGTTGGCGTCAAATTGTTCTTTATCTTTTTTGCCGCAATTATGATTTTTGTCGTTAGCTTGGGGCTATTATCTTATAATAAAGCCAAAAACACGATTGAACAAAATGCCTCTCTATCTAATCAAGAGACGATTGAACAAACGAAGCAAAAGCTGGATATTATTTTAGAACGTTTTGTGGATACCTCCACACAGATTTTCTTCGATCCAGAGATGCAATCGTTACTGCAGAAAATGTCTGACAAAAATTTGTCCGCGTATGACTTGTTTGTGAATTCTAGTTCCATCAACAAGCAGTTGTCCAACATCGCATTTACAAACAAATCCATGGAAGCGATTTATTTGGTTCCTACGGATGAAACGAAATCAACGATGGGTACAGGCAATAGTAGTTCCTCCATGGGAAGCATTCGTACTGAGCCTTGGTATGCTGAGCTTACCCAAGCTGGTGGATATCGCTGGTTGCCAACGCAGAATGAAGAAGATGGATCAATGCCAACTTTCCGCATTGCTCGCTCAATGAAGAACTTACAAGGTTCTAATCAATCGTATGTATTAATTATTGAACTGAAATTAGAAGTGCTGGAAGAACAGTTGAAATCACTTGATCTGGGACCGGGCTCAGTGCTGCAGTTGATTGCACCAGACAATAAAGTGGTCGCTTCAACCATTCCAGATCGTACAGGAAAAGATACCGAACTTACATTTTTCAAAGACCTTACTGAGAAGACAGGAAGCCTTAATACAGAATACACAGTGGATGATAAGAACACGGAGATGTTAGCTGTGTATAGCACGATGGAAGCATCCAATTGGAAGTTAATCGGGTTGTTGCCAACGTCCGTATTGGTTAAGGATGCCAAAGGTATTCTTACGCTCACATTGTGGATGGCACTACTTGATGCCGCAATTGCTGTCTTGATCGGTATTTGGATGGTTCGTATGTTTGCTCGTCCATTGGGTAAATTGAAAGATCTGATGCAACAAGGAGCCAAAGGTGATCTTAAAGTTCGTACACCATATACGTCTAAGGATGAGATTGGTCAATTGTCGGCTGCATTTAATGAGATGATGGAGCAGATCACCAAGCTGGTTGAGCAAACGAATCGTTCTGCCCAAGAAGTGCTGGATACAGCGTCAGAGCTCAGCAATGCTTCTAAGAAAACAGCTGTTTCCGCTTCTGAGATCGCTGTGGCTACAGAAGAGATTGCAGGAGGTGCGAGCAGTCTTGCAAACGAGGCTGAGCGTGGTAATGATCTCACGGATAACATCTCTCGTCAGATGGAAAGTGTAGTCGCTGCCAATGAGGAAATGGGACAATCCGCACGTCATGTTGAGAAGTCCAGTGAAACGGGTATTCAGCATTTGAACCAATTGATGACCAAAACCCAGAAGACCGAAGAAATGATCGGTGCACTGGTGAACAAAGTGGATTCCCTTAAAGAGAGCACGTCCTCTGTTCTGAAGGTGCTTGATGTGATGCAAAATATTACGAAGCAAACGAACATATTGTCCCTCAATGCTACGATTGAAGCGGCACGGGCGGGTACAGCGGGTCGTGGATTTATGGTTGTTGCTAATGAGGTTCGGCAATTGGCTGAACAATCCAGAAAGTCGATTGACATGGTTGGTGAAATTACAGACAACATCATGACCGAGATGAACGAAACCGTTGAAGCCCTATCGGACGCGTATCCACTCTTCAAAGAACAAATGGATTCCGTGAAGGATACCAACGTCATCTTTGCTTCAGTTCAGCAACAAATGGGTGCATTTGTAGAACGACTGGATATGGCAACAAACTCGATTGGAGATTTGAACAAATCACAGGTTACGCTATCGGAAGCGATGAGTAACGTTAGCGCTGTAGCTGAAGAGTCATCAGCTACGTCACAAGAGGTTGCTTCGCTCAGTAGTGAACAGCAAAATATTAGTAATCAGTTGGTTAACCTGTCTGATAAGCTGCAGAACGTATCCAACGAATTGAAAGACACCTTGTCACGATTCACCGTGTAA
- a CDS encoding U32 family peptidase, translating into METVAVQRKFSGKRNRLDKPELLAPAGNLEKLKFAIHYGADAVYIGGQAYGLRSNADNFSFEEMREGVEFAKKYGAKVFVATNIYAHNEDVEGIEAYLQNLYNAGISAVIVADPAIIDVALRAVPGLEVHLSTQQSTLNWQAVKFWKDEGLPRVVLGRETSFEEIEEIKAHVDIEIEAFIHGAMCSSYSGRCVLSNHFTDRDSNRGGCCQSCRWKYDLFEDAREEGVWVSEEEMQMQAPAPFNLGENQIPLFEKQDNAFSMGSKDLCMIGHLPELIDVGVDSFKIEGRMKSIHYVATVVNVYRQAIDAYMADPENYVLKPEWVEEMNKAANRPLNTGFFYDTPDHEDHIYEPEEKAVPYDFAGLVMDYDAATGMATIQQRNHFKPGDQIEFFGPGGTFFKQVVGELQDEEGNVLDAARHPLQRVKMKVNQPISYFDMMRKKK; encoded by the coding sequence ATGGAAACAGTGGCGGTACAGCGGAAGTTCTCCGGCAAACGTAACCGTCTGGATAAACCGGAGCTACTTGCTCCGGCTGGGAATCTGGAAAAACTGAAGTTTGCAATCCATTACGGCGCAGATGCCGTGTATATTGGTGGACAGGCCTACGGCTTGCGTTCGAATGCTGACAATTTTAGCTTTGAGGAAATGCGCGAAGGTGTGGAGTTTGCCAAGAAATACGGCGCGAAAGTGTTTGTGGCAACGAACATCTATGCACACAATGAAGATGTCGAGGGGATTGAAGCGTATCTTCAGAATTTGTATAATGCCGGCATTTCAGCGGTAATCGTTGCAGATCCAGCTATTATTGATGTGGCGCTGCGTGCGGTTCCTGGACTTGAGGTTCACTTGAGTACCCAACAATCAACGCTTAACTGGCAAGCCGTGAAGTTCTGGAAGGATGAAGGGCTGCCACGTGTCGTTCTAGGCCGTGAGACAAGCTTTGAGGAGATCGAAGAGATCAAGGCTCATGTTGATATCGAGATCGAAGCTTTCATCCATGGTGCAATGTGTTCTTCGTACTCTGGGCGTTGCGTATTATCCAATCACTTTACGGACCGGGACTCCAATCGCGGGGGCTGTTGCCAATCCTGCCGCTGGAAATATGATCTATTTGAGGACGCACGAGAAGAAGGTGTATGGGTCAGCGAAGAAGAGATGCAGATGCAAGCTCCTGCTCCATTTAACCTGGGCGAGAATCAGATTCCACTGTTCGAAAAACAGGATAATGCCTTCTCCATGGGTTCCAAAGATCTATGCATGATCGGACATCTCCCTGAATTGATCGACGTCGGTGTGGATAGCTTCAAAATCGAAGGTCGTATGAAATCGATTCACTATGTAGCTACTGTGGTTAACGTATATCGTCAAGCGATTGATGCTTATATGGCTGATCCAGAAAATTATGTGTTGAAACCGGAATGGGTTGAAGAGATGAATAAAGCTGCAAACCGTCCACTAAACACAGGTTTCTTCTATGACACACCAGATCATGAGGATCATATCTATGAGCCAGAAGAAAAAGCAGTTCCTTACGACTTCGCAGGACTCGTTATGGATTATGATGCTGCGACTGGCATGGCGACAATTCAACAGCGCAATCACTTCAAGCCGGGCGATCAGATCGAATTTTTCGGCCCAGGTGGCACATTCTTCAAACAAGTTGTCGGAGAATTGCAGGATGAGGAAGGCAATGTCCTAGATGCTGCAAGACATCCACTGCAACGTGTGAAAATGAAAGTAAATCAACCTATTTCTTATTTCGATATGATGAGAAAAAAGAAATAG
- a CDS encoding peptidase U32 family protein, which yields MSKKHELLVTAANVNEAEVLLQAGADALLIGDDRFGMRLPGSFTIEETAEVVELATKHQARVYVSMTNLMSNDLLKELPEYVQALGKIGVHGVEFNDPSVLGAIREYASHIQLHWNAEMTSTNYATANYWGTKGASRVVLARELNMDELTEMVPFLKVEAQVQVHGMTNIYHSKRSLVQSYMSHQGRLVEGNLGKERGLFLIEAERRDEKFPIYEDVNGTHIMSSEDICILEDLHLLMEAGVHSLKIEGILKPLAYNVAVVKAYRKAIDHYISDADAYAFSEEWLDEVRELQDPERELSFGFFYKEQVY from the coding sequence ATGAGTAAGAAACATGAACTGCTGGTTACAGCAGCGAATGTAAATGAAGCAGAGGTGCTGTTACAGGCAGGTGCGGATGCCCTGTTAATCGGGGATGACCGATTCGGTATGCGACTTCCTGGTAGCTTCACTATAGAAGAGACAGCAGAGGTCGTAGAACTTGCGACGAAACATCAGGCACGTGTCTATGTATCTATGACGAACTTGATGTCCAACGATCTACTGAAGGAATTACCTGAGTATGTTCAAGCACTGGGCAAAATCGGCGTACACGGGGTGGAGTTCAATGATCCGTCGGTGCTTGGAGCTATTCGAGAATATGCTTCGCACATTCAGCTGCATTGGAATGCAGAGATGACTTCAACCAACTATGCCACTGCCAACTACTGGGGGACAAAAGGCGCCAGTCGTGTCGTGTTGGCTCGCGAGCTGAACATGGACGAACTGACGGAGATGGTTCCTTTTCTGAAAGTAGAGGCTCAGGTACAGGTACACGGGATGACTAATATTTATCATTCCAAGCGTAGCCTTGTACAGAGTTATATGTCACATCAGGGTCGTCTTGTGGAGGGGAATCTCGGCAAAGAGCGTGGTTTGTTCTTGATTGAAGCTGAGCGACGGGATGAGAAATTCCCCATCTATGAAGATGTGAACGGAACACATATTATGAGTTCAGAGGATATTTGCATTTTGGAGGATCTACATCTGTTAATGGAGGCAGGCGTGCACAGCTTGAAGATTGAAGGCATTTTGAAGCCGCTAGCCTACAATGTAGCTGTAGTTAAAGCCTACCGAAAAGCAATTGATCATTATATCTCAGATGCTGATGCATATGCCTTCTCCGAAGAGTGGTTAGATGAAGTTCGTGAATTGCAAGATCCTGAACGGGAATTGTCATTTGGATTTTTCTACAAAGAACAAGTGTATTAA